One window from the genome of Candidatus Flexicrinis affinis encodes:
- a CDS encoding phosphotransferase codes for MSDFEHLDDAQRADAMLNAARSALAAWGWRDANPSLLSLRSNAVYRAEYSGQQAVVRVHWPGRKSQARIDSELALLAHLGGLGINAPRPLAASVRVSLTEHTPAICTLVAWLDGESVPVDQFMPEHAAAAGSAIAALHAAARSFDPPAGFDRPTLDITGLFGANSPYQPDAAGQALLEPIQDVLDAVIERTQAVFDRQRAAGAAKQLIHADLKPDNLLFDAGRVGFLDFDDCAWGWPLYDLAPMLLFLRANPAYAAIKAALWEGFAGSALDNTTGADLETLAAARYATSCRWVAVHHDHPSYRGKVPGILAGRASELVGYLDKGML; via the coding sequence ATGTCCGACTTCGAACATCTGGACGACGCGCAGCGGGCGGACGCCATGCTCAACGCCGCACGATCCGCGCTGGCGGCGTGGGGCTGGCGAGACGCGAATCCAAGCCTGCTCAGCCTGCGCAGCAACGCAGTGTATCGCGCCGAGTACAGCGGGCAGCAGGCGGTCGTGCGCGTGCATTGGCCGGGGCGCAAGTCGCAGGCGCGAATCGACTCCGAACTGGCGCTATTGGCGCATCTCGGTGGGTTGGGAATCAACGCGCCTCGACCGCTGGCAGCGTCCGTGCGCGTTTCACTTACTGAGCACACGCCGGCGATCTGTACGCTGGTCGCGTGGCTGGATGGCGAGTCGGTGCCGGTCGATCAGTTCATGCCCGAACACGCTGCGGCGGCGGGATCGGCCATCGCCGCGCTGCACGCCGCGGCGCGCTCGTTCGATCCACCCGCCGGCTTCGACCGTCCCACGCTCGACATCACCGGGCTGTTCGGCGCGAACTCGCCGTATCAGCCGGACGCGGCCGGACAGGCGCTGCTCGAGCCGATCCAAGACGTGCTCGACGCCGTGATCGAACGCACACAAGCGGTGTTCGACCGGCAACGCGCAGCGGGCGCGGCGAAGCAGCTCATCCACGCCGACCTCAAGCCCGACAACCTGCTGTTCGATGCCGGCCGGGTCGGCTTCCTCGATTTTGACGACTGCGCGTGGGGTTGGCCGCTGTACGATCTCGCGCCGATGCTGTTGTTCCTGCGCGCCAATCCGGCGTATGCCGCGATCAAGGCAGCGCTGTGGGAGGGGTTCGCCGGCAGCGCGCTGGACAACACGACCGGCGCCGACCTCGAAACACTGGCCGCGGCGCGCTACGCGACCTCCTGCCGGTGGGTGGCGGTGCATCACGATCACCCGTCGTATCGGGGCAAGGTGCCGGGCATCCTCGCGGGGAGAGCGTCGGAATTGGTGGGATATTTGGACAAGGGAATGCTATGA
- a CDS encoding glycosyltransferase family 39 protein, with amino-acid sequence MNRTTLQRIAIPVILLMAVWLIFLLSVHRSMQYDESFTFLRYAQSPFVALFAYELPNNHLLHSFGVWLMTSLMGDSTIVIRFVSMAAGLLCTAVLFRMTRRIAGTGAGALAVALLMITPMWAEMIANARGYTLSALLTLLFIGEIIGTGRRYSFPNRRVLFVLTLLLTITLPTMALLYGAALIWVLLRMWRGDPRKRLVETTLLPIIAGAVTGGAFYVSVFVYGRTSVFGGFGEPGIVELITVWTTQVFAMPLSLVLLIGIVIGIAVLWQRNRDFLALCGIIVGVVLAFSILQDIVTGRTFFARNFFYLIPLVTLVGGVGLARAIRAVPIASAVLTTFLLIASAALFISLNEPTASERFTIEVGKHIEPGDLLLVDCCYDAPLEYAYRATPELFAYSPDKQRAIFVEPKQESAEALPELFKDMLPLDLASCHPEDWGETRVEICALVADSADG; translated from the coding sequence ATGAATAGAACAACGTTGCAGCGAATAGCGATACCCGTGATATTGCTGATGGCCGTCTGGCTGATTTTTCTGCTGTCGGTTCATCGATCAATGCAGTATGACGAGTCGTTCACGTTTCTCCGCTATGCACAGTCTCCCTTCGTTGCACTGTTTGCTTACGAACTTCCCAACAACCATCTCCTGCACTCTTTTGGCGTCTGGTTGATGACGTCCTTGATGGGCGATTCGACCATAGTCATCCGGTTCGTCTCCATGGCGGCAGGGCTTTTGTGCACGGCCGTGCTGTTCCGGATGACGCGACGAATTGCAGGGACCGGGGCCGGGGCTCTTGCCGTCGCGCTGCTCATGATCACGCCGATGTGGGCGGAGATGATCGCCAATGCCCGCGGATATACCCTGTCGGCTCTTTTAACCCTCTTATTCATAGGTGAAATCATAGGCACTGGCAGGCGATATTCGTTCCCCAACCGGCGTGTACTCTTTGTACTGACGCTGTTATTGACGATAACTCTGCCGACAATGGCACTGTTGTATGGAGCGGCGCTGATATGGGTTCTGCTGCGAATGTGGCGCGGTGATCCGAGAAAGCGATTGGTTGAGACAACCCTCCTGCCCATTATTGCCGGTGCTGTCACCGGTGGGGCCTTTTACGTATCGGTGTTCGTGTATGGACGCACCAGCGTATTCGGTGGTTTTGGCGAGCCGGGTATTGTCGAACTCATAACCGTATGGACCACGCAAGTCTTTGCGATGCCGCTTTCGCTGGTGCTGTTGATCGGCATTGTCATCGGTATTGCTGTGCTGTGGCAGAGAAACCGGGATTTCCTGGCCCTGTGCGGCATCATTGTCGGCGTCGTGCTGGCTTTCTCAATCCTGCAAGATATCGTGACCGGGCGGACATTTTTTGCGCGCAACTTTTTCTACCTCATTCCGCTCGTGACACTCGTGGGAGGAGTTGGTCTGGCACGGGCAATACGTGCCGTGCCGATTGCATCTGCTGTCCTGACGACGTTCCTGCTCATCGCGAGTGCAGCGTTGTTTATCAGTCTCAACGAGCCGACAGCATCCGAACGATTTACGATAGAGGTCGGCAAGCACATCGAGCCGGGAGATTTGCTGCTCGTTGATTGTTGCTATGATGCGCCACTCGAGTACGCTTACCGGGCCACTCCCGAATTGTTCGCGTATTCTCCGGACAAGCAGCGGGCCATCTTCGTGGAGCCAAAACAAGAGTCTGCGGAAGCATTGCCGGAACTATTCAAAGATATGCTGCCACTAGACCTGGCATCGTGTCATCCGGAAGACTGGGGCGAAACACGGGTAGAAATATGCGCGCTGGTGGCCGATTCGGCTGACGGCTGA
- a CDS encoding LCP family protein — protein sequence MRGIPGWMFILSVLALVGATVLCSIVAYGVAQQFAVDAGDRGIDTAAISFDVFREQLPTHTPTLTPTDTPTPEPTSTPEPGVTFTPAPPTEEPTPDPLAGIPELNDPTRKTILLLGIDERSGFDTDRAYRSDTIILINVDPARKRVGVLSIPRDMYVSIPGQAQNQRINTANYVGDLSNYPGGGGPALAAETIRQTFGIRVDNYIRINFDVFETVVDSLAPQGIEVCPTEAIDDPKYPDAGYGTISIHFDPGCQRLNAERLLQYARTRATQGGDFDRARRQQEVLKAAQAEFLSLGGIANFVTQAVPLYHALIDSIKTDLSLDELLALARLAGEIPRENITTGVIDNRYVSFAKDPTGADVLVPNIGAVRGLIQDVFNPQPSRTLAELRTLAENEGATISVYNGTDIAGLAGQTRDWLISRQVRVEPSVGNLPTPDNGPTRIRDYTGKRWTARYLAALMGIPEDRIGAGVDGLVSADVLVVAGGDIQPLLAGEPATPAP from the coding sequence ATGCGCGGTATCCCCGGTTGGATGTTCATCTTGAGCGTATTGGCGCTGGTCGGCGCGACGGTATTGTGCTCGATCGTTGCCTACGGCGTCGCGCAGCAATTCGCCGTCGATGCGGGTGATCGCGGCATCGACACCGCGGCGATCTCGTTCGACGTGTTTCGCGAGCAGCTCCCGACGCACACGCCGACGCTGACCCCGACCGACACGCCGACACCGGAGCCGACGAGCACGCCGGAACCGGGCGTGACGTTCACGCCGGCGCCGCCGACCGAGGAACCGACACCCGATCCGCTGGCTGGCATCCCCGAACTGAACGACCCGACCCGCAAGACGATCCTGCTGCTCGGCATTGACGAGCGTTCCGGGTTCGATACCGACCGCGCCTATCGCAGCGATACGATCATCCTGATCAACGTCGATCCCGCGCGCAAACGGGTGGGCGTGCTGAGCATCCCGCGCGACATGTACGTCAGCATCCCCGGGCAGGCGCAGAATCAGCGCATCAACACCGCCAACTATGTCGGCGACCTGAGCAATTATCCGGGCGGTGGCGGTCCCGCGCTGGCCGCAGAGACGATCCGCCAGACGTTCGGCATCCGTGTCGACAACTACATCCGCATCAACTTCGACGTGTTCGAGACCGTCGTGGATTCGCTCGCACCGCAGGGCATCGAAGTGTGCCCGACCGAAGCGATCGACGATCCCAAGTATCCGGACGCCGGTTATGGCACGATCTCGATCCATTTCGACCCCGGCTGCCAGCGCCTGAACGCCGAGCGCCTGCTGCAGTACGCCCGCACGCGCGCCACCCAAGGCGGCGACTTCGACCGCGCACGCCGCCAGCAGGAAGTGCTGAAGGCGGCGCAGGCCGAGTTCCTGAGCCTCGGCGGAATCGCCAACTTTGTCACGCAGGCCGTGCCGCTGTACCACGCGTTGATCGACAGCATCAAGACCGACCTGTCGCTGGACGAACTGCTGGCGCTCGCCCGCCTCGCCGGTGAGATCCCGCGCGAGAACATCACGACCGGCGTGATCGACAATCGCTACGTCAGCTTCGCCAAAGATCCGACCGGCGCGGACGTGCTGGTGCCGAACATCGGCGCGGTGCGCGGCCTGATCCAAGACGTGTTCAACCCGCAGCCCTCCCGCACGCTGGCCGAGCTGCGCACGCTGGCCGAGAATGAAGGCGCGACAATCAGCGTCTACAACGGTACCGATATCGCCGGGCTGGCCGGCCAAACGCGCGACTGGCTGATTAGCCGGCAGGTGCGTGTCGAGCCGTCGGTGGGCAACCTGCCGACACCCGACAACGGCCCGACCCGCATCCGCGATTACACCGGCAAGCGCTGGACGGCACGCTATCTGGCGGCGCTGATGGGCATCCCCGAGGATCGCATCGGGGCCGGCGTGGACGGGCTGGTGTCAGCCGACGTCCTTGTCGTGGCAGGCGGGGACATTCAGCCGCTGTTGGCCGGCGAACCGGCTACCCCCGCACCATAG